From the Balearica regulorum gibbericeps isolate bBalReg1 chromosome 4, bBalReg1.pri, whole genome shotgun sequence genome, one window contains:
- the LOC104642712 gene encoding toll-like receptor 2 type-2: MTTHTWRTWAIYMVLAANVSAEQALKQACPSCDDTQLCNCSSMGLDFIPPGLTGKITTLNLSHNRIKHIRSQDLQQAVNLRALLLQSNKISSIDEDSFRSLGKLELLDLSNNSLAHLSPAWFGHLFLLQHLHLQGNSYRDLGESSLFSSLRNLSSLHLGNSQFSTVRQGNFEGIELLDKLWIDGGNLSQYEPGSLKSIKKINHMIISLRRINVFSAIVRDLLHSVIWLEVRKIAFSVPAEMQLLRVMSSSFAKKISFKQALLTDATVPEIVSILEDMPKLVEVGMIDCTLLGTGQWQIQIQANQSQTLRVLTIKKLSIEQFYLFTDLQAVEGLLSLLTKVTVENTKVFLVPCSLSRHLLSLEYLDLSANLLGDQSLEHSACQGGWPLLRTLNLSQNSLSDLEMTGKSLSHLRKLNLLDISQNNFGEIPDVCEWPKTLKYLNLSSTQIPKLTTCIPPTLEVLDVSANNLREFGLQLPFLKELYLTKNQLKTLPGAAPVPNLVAMSVRRNKLNSFSKEEFESFKKMELLDASDNNFICSCEFLSFIHHQAGIAQVLVGWPDKYVCDSPLAVRGAQVGAVHFSLMECHRSMVVSLICVLVFLVILTLVVVGYKYHAVWYLRMTWAWLQAKRKPKRAPPKDICYDAFVSYSENDSDWVENIMVQELEQACPPFRLCLHKRDFVPGKWIVDNIIDSIEKSRKTLFVLSEHFVQSEWCKYELDFSHFRLFDENNDTAILVLLEPIQSKTIPKRFCKLRKIMNTKTYLEWPPDEEQQEMFWFNLKIALKS, encoded by the coding sequence ATGACTACACACACCTGGCGAACATGGGCCATCTACATGGTCTTAGCTGCAAATGTCTCTGCAGAGCAAGCCCTGAAGCAGGCTTGTCCTTCGTGCGATGACACTCAGCTGTGCAACTGCTCTTCCATGGGCTTGGACTTCATTCCCCCAGGGCTCACGGGCAAAATCACAACGTTAAACCTGTCCCACAACAGGATCAAGCACATCCGATCCCAGGATCTGCAGCAGGCTGTGAACCTGagagccctgctgctgcagtccAACAAAATCAGCTCAATAGACGAGGACTCGTTTCGCTCCCTTGGGAAACTGGAGCTCTTGGACTTATCAAATAACAGCTTGGCTCACTTGTCCCCTGCGTGGTTTGGGCACCTTTTtttgctccagcacctccaccTTCAAGGGAACTCCTACAGAGACCTGGGGGAAAGCTCCCTCTTTTCTAGTCTGAGGAACCTGAGCTCTCTCCACCTGGGCAACTCGCAGTTCTCCACGGTAAGGCAAGGGAACTTTGAGGGCATTGAGCTTCTCGACAAGTTGTGGATTGATGGTGGCAATCTCAGTCAGTACGAGCCGGGAAGTTTGAAGTCAATTAAGAAGATAAATCACATGATCATAAGCCTAAGAAGAATTAACGTATTCTCAGCAATTGTCAGGGACCTTCTGCACTCTGTCATTTGGctagaagtgagaaaaatagCATTCAGTGTACCTGCTGAAATGCAACTATTGAGAGTCATGTCAtcttcttttgcaaagaaaatttcttttaaacaagcCTTATTAACAGATGCTACTGTGCCTGAGATTGTCAGCATTTTAGAAGACATGCCAAAATTAGTGGAGGTGGGGATGATAGACTGTACACTCTTGGGAACTGGACAATGGCAAATACAAATTCAAGCAAATCAATCACAGACTCTCAGAGTTCTGACAATAAAGAAATTATCTATagaacaattttatttgtttacagaTCTTCAGGCTGTGGAAGGTCTACTATCACTTCTTACCAAAGTCACAGTTGAAAACACCAAGGTATTTTTGGTACCGTGTAGCCTTTCGCGACATCTTCTGTCATTAGAGTATCTCGATCTTAGTGCAAATCTGCTTGGAGACCAGAGTTTGGAGCATTCAGCCTGTCAGGGTGGCTGGCCCTTACTACGAACTCTAAATTTAAGTCAGAATTCACTGAGTGACTTAGAAATGACAGGTAAAAGTTTGTCTCatctaagaaaattaaatctcttaGACATTAGCCAGAATAATTTTGGTGAGATTCCAGATGTGTGTGAATGGCCAAAAACCCTGAAATATTTGAATCTCTCCAGCACTCAAATTCCCAAACTAACGACTTGCATTCCCCCAACGCTGGAAGTTTTGGATGTTAGCGCTAACAACCTGAGGGAGTTTGGACTGCAGCTCCCGTTTCTGAAGGAGCTGTACCTCACAAAAAACCAGCTGAAGACCTTGCCTGGTGCCGCACCTGTTCCCAACTTAGTGGCCATGTCAGTCAGAAGAAACAAGCTCAACAGTTTCTCCAAGGAAGAGTTTGAGTCCTTCAAGAAAATGGAGCTGCTGGATGCCAGCGACAACAACTTCATCTGCTCCTGTGAATTCCTCTCCTTTATCCACCACCAGGCCGGGATAGCCCAGGTGCTGGTGGGGTGGCCAGACAAGTACGTCTGTGACTCTCCCCTGGCAGTGAGAGGGGCGCAGGTTGGAGCCGTGCACTTCTCCCTGATGGAGTGCCACAGGTCCATGGTGGTGTCGTTGATCTGCGTCCTGGTGTTCCTGGTCATCCTCACCCTCGTGGTTGTCGGCTACAAGTACCACGCGGTCTGGTACCTGAGAATGACCTGGGCATGGCTCCAAGCCAAGCGGAAGCCCAAGCGAGCCCCCCCAAAGGACATCTGCTACGATGCTTTTGTCTCCTACAGCGAGAATGACTCCGACTGGGTGGAGAACATAATggtgcaggagctggagcaggccTGCCCCCCGTTTCGGCTCTGCCTCCATAAGCGGGACTTTGTGCCCGGGAAGTGGATCGTGGACAACATCATCGACTCCATAGAGAAGAGCCGCAAAACTCTGTTTGTGCTGTCTGAGCACTTTGTGCAGAGCGAGTGGTGCAAATACGAGCTGGACTTCTCGCACTTCCGCCTCTTTGACGAGAACAACGACACAGCGATTCTTGTCCTCCTGGAGCCCATCCAGAGCAAAACGATTCCCAAGAGATTCTGCAAGCTGCGGAAGATCATGAACACAAAGACCTACCTGGAGTGGCCTCCTGatgaagagcagcaggagatgttttggtttaatttgaaaatagctCTAAAATCCTAG